The sequence below is a genomic window from Gossypium hirsutum isolate 1008001.06 chromosome A11, Gossypium_hirsutum_v2.1, whole genome shotgun sequence.
GGAGTATGGAGATTCACAGGATTTTTTGAGGCAACAGTTGAGCACGAGAGGAAGGAGTCGTAGGAGCTGCTTAGGACGCTACAGAATGGGAACAATAAACCTTGGTTGGTCGCTGGTGATTTTAATGAGATTCTCTTTTCGTTTGAAAAACAATGAGGTAGAGTTCGAGAGGAAAGACAAATAGCTGCATTTAGAGCAATACTAGAGGATTGTGGTTTGTCAGATCTGGGGTTATCTGGCCAGTGGTATACATGGGAAAGGGGTAGGCTTGCTAGCAACAATATTAGGGAAAGGCTCGATAGGGGGTTGCCAATGCGGAATGATGGGATTGGTTTCCCGATTTTTCTGTATGCCATTTACAGCATAGTTTTTCATATCATTGCCCGTTAGTTGTGAACACAGGTGAGGATAGTGAGATGCAAGGTAAGAGGCGACATGGGAGATTTTGATTTAATGCTGATTGGATTCTAGATCCAGGTTTTGAGGAGCAAGTCCAGCGTAATTGGACCTCTAATACTCAGGATGTGTTGGTGAAACTAAATGAGATAGGTTTGGGAGTTAAATGTTGGGCACAAAAGGAGAAAAGATTAAGGGGACGAAGAATAGAAGAACTAAACGTCAGACTATTTGATTTGGGGAATGGTGGAATTTGTGATGCAGTCTTGGAGGAAATGACTGAAATAAAACTTCATTTGAATCTTGAGGCCGACAAGGAAGAGTTGTTTTGGGAACAAAGAGCAAGAACTAATTGGCTTCGGATGGGAGACAGAAATACGGTATTTTTTCACAGAAGTGCAACTGGTCGTAAGAAGAAAAATATGGTGAAGAAACTTGAAAGTGATGATGGAAACGTGGTTACCGATTTTGATGGGATATCTAAAATAGCTACGGATTACTTCAATGAGCTATTTTCTTCTAAAGAATCTGGTGATTGTGAGAGATTATTTGCGTCATTCTCACCATGTATTTCGGAGGAACTTAATAAAGAATTGATGGCAGAATTTAAAGAGTAAGAGGTTGTGGTGGTGATGAAGTTTATAGCTCCGCTTAAGGCGTCAGGTAAGGACGGATATCCTacgcttttttataaaaaaatattggcATATCATTGGGGAGGATGTGACTAGGTACTGTTTAGATGTTCTACATGGCCGGAGGAATATGGAGGAGATTAACAGAACATGTATTGTTCTTATTCCTAAGGTCAATTCACCGAAAGTGATGAGCCAATTTCGACCTATAAGCTTATGCAATGTgctttataaaattatttcaaaagttCTTGTCAACCGCTTCCGCAAGGTTCTAAGTTGGTGTATCGAAGATAATCAAGGAGCATTCATAGTAGGAAGACAAATTACGAACAATATATTTGTGGCATATGAAATTCTGCACTCATTCAAAAAGAGAAGAGGGTCCTCGAAAAAGGGCTTTGCTTTAAAGCTTGATATGAGCAAAGCCTATGATAAAATAGAGTGGGGATTCTTAGATAACATGATGCGTCAGCTAGGGTTTTGTGAAGATTGGATTATGCTTATTATGAGGCATATTTCTAGTATCTCGTATTCAGTTGTGCTGAATGAAAGAATTGAGGAGGA
It includes:
- the LOC121209851 gene encoding uncharacterized protein — translated: MGTINLDLGLSGQWYTWERGRLASNNIRERLDRGLPMRNDGIGFPIFLYAIYSIVFHIIARFEEQVQRNWTSNTQDVLVKLNEIGLGVKCWAQKEKRLRGRRIEELNVRLFDLGNGGICDAVLEEMTEIKLHLNLEADKEELFWEQRARTNWLRMGDRNTVFFHRSATGRKKKNMVKKLESDDGNVVTDFDGISKIATDYFNELFSSKESGDCERLFASFSPCISEELNKELMAEFKE